One region of Maylandia zebra isolate NMK-2024a linkage group LG10, Mzebra_GT3a, whole genome shotgun sequence genomic DNA includes:
- the LOC112430336 gene encoding uncharacterized protein LOC112430336, which produces MATSLGALAAYFFFHRLIASPPSLAARLLDPPLRGKRFTRPLHLTTSPLTSAAPAESADQGPAAQNHTAALLSGRLVEPQPDTLAPASLKKRRLRRRRASPQSDSKTFQQPAVVSHMDNSSSFTSSVYSRDCVKANLVAQPAAQPVAVAQPAAQPVAVAQPAAQPVAVAQPVQSASRLHPQLEADMPAGTTLPLCHPPVSTSLSSLPRVAAAPLSPPPFAATSPPASHQTAATAELSTSPSTSPARPSSSPPAASASPSSPPDQRPSIPASQPEERLSEREEPASPAVELSEPEQLSEQEQLSEPEELSMPERELSEREEPASPAVELSRPEPEELGEPEELAQPEVSEPEGPPRLARPPRHPRPVRPRQRPARHRPCATPRCCSPEQRRCHRTRGRPPEPFRRHRTRGRPPEEQRRRHRTRGRPPEPFHRHRTRGRPPEEQRRRHRIRGRPPEAFRFHHGVGGGIVATRRQHTESTQGTETEHGARDKGEDTERELGSHGGIYCCSDCHHCK; this is translated from the coding sequence ATGGCAACCTCCCTGGGAGCCCTTGCTGcctatttcttttttcataggCTGATAGCCTCCCCGCCGTCGCTTGCAGCTCGCTTGTTGGACCCTCCATTGCGGGGGAAACGTTTCACACGCCCTCTGCACCTCACCACATCTCCACTCACCTCTGCGGCACCTGCTGAGTCAGCAGACCAAGGACCGGCAGCTCAAAATCACACAGCTGCTCTCCTGTCCGGCCGGCTGGTGGAACCTCAGCCTGATACGCTGGCCCCGGCATCGTTAAAGAAGCGACGCTTGCGCCGCCGGCGTGCCTCACCGCAGTCAGACTCTAAAACTTTCCAacagccggctgtggtgagtcatATGGACAATTCATCTTCATTCACCTCATCTGTTTATTCACGGGACTGTGTGAAAGCTAACCTCGTAGCACAGCCAGCTGCCCAGCCTGTAGCCGTAGCACAGCCAGCTGCCCAGCCTGTAGCCGTAGCACAGCCAGCTGCCCAGCCTGTAGCCGTAGCACAGCCAGTCCAGTCAGCCTCTCGTCTTCATCCTCAGTTGGAGGCTGATATGCCTGCTGGAACTACCCTGCCATTATGTCACCCGCCTGTTTCTACATCGCTGTCCAGTCTACCACGAGTAGCTGCCGCACCATTATCACCTCCGCCCTTTGCAGCTACTTCTCCACCAGCGTCCCATCAGACTGCAGCGACCGCAGAACTCTCGACTTCACCATCCACATCACCCGCTCGACCGTCATCTTCGCCACCTGCAGCTTCCGCATCGCCATCTTCACCTCCGGATCAACGACCATCTATACCCGCGTCGCAGCCGGAGGAGCGgctcagcgagcgggaggagcccgcgtcgccagctgtggagctcagcgagccggagcagctcagcgagcaggagcagctcagcgagccggaggagctcagcatgcccgagcgggagctcagcgagcgggaggagcccgcgtcgccagctgtggagctcagcaggcccgagccggaggagctcggcgagccggaggagctcgctCAGCCGGAGGTCAGCGAACCGGAGGGACCTCCACGTCTAGCGCGGCCTCCACGCCATCCACGTCCAGTGCGTCCACGTCAGCGACCGGCGCGTCATAGACCATGTGCCACGCCTCGCTGTTGCTCACCGGAGCAGCGACGTTGCCatcggacccgtggcaggccaccagaaccgttccgccgccaccggacccgtggcaggccgccggaggagcagcgccgccgccaccggacccgtggcaggccaccagaaccgttccaccgccaccggacccgtggcaggccgccggaggagcagcgccgccgccaccggaTCCGTGGCAGGCCGCCTGAAGCGTTCCGCTTCCATCATGGGGTTGGAG